Proteins encoded in a region of the Bacteroidota bacterium genome:
- a CDS encoding GNAT family N-acetyltransferase, with protein MIIRKYGVLLRRLTEEDIELVRIHRNSAEVRQFMFYQDIITPEMQKKWFNSINNIYNHYYIIEYKEKKIGMIFCKNDNYEERTTETGIFIWDKQYLNSFVPVLASIIFGDLGFNFSEMRKVFATVRQKNKQVINYVTEMGYSVYEEFPDEEKVTYSLTKEVFYSKTEKIRKAIIKITKDFKELSEGDFDFSTVSEEARKKLYAGYPDYLQKKFDRFFKEEFK; from the coding sequence ATGATCATTCGCAAATATGGGGTGCTTTTAAGAAGACTTACCGAAGAAGATATTGAACTGGTCAGGATACACCGTAATTCAGCGGAAGTTCGCCAGTTTATGTTTTACCAGGATATTATTACCCCTGAGATGCAAAAAAAATGGTTCAACTCTATCAATAATATTTATAATCATTATTATATAATTGAGTATAAGGAGAAAAAGATCGGGATGATATTCTGCAAGAACGACAATTATGAAGAAAGGACCACAGAAACAGGAATTTTCATTTGGGATAAACAATACCTGAATTCATTTGTGCCGGTACTTGCATCCATTATTTTTGGTGATCTCGGTTTTAATTTCTCGGAGATGAGAAAAGTGTTTGCAACAGTAAGACAAAAAAACAAACAGGTTATTAATTATGTGACTGAAATGGGATACAGCGTATATGAAGAATTCCCGGATGAAGAAAAAGTGACCTATTCACTTACAAAAGAGGTCTTCTACTCAAAAACTGAGAAGATCAGGAAAGCAATAATTAAAATAACCAAAGACTTTAAAGAATTATCAGAAGGAGATTTTGATTTCAGTACAGTAAGTGAAGAAGCCAGAAAAAAATTATATGCAGGATACCCTGACTATTTACAGAAAAAATTTGATCGCTTTTTTAAAGAAGAATTCAAATAA
- a CDS encoding glycosyltransferase family 2 protein has translation MADTKFSVIVPVYNSEDTLEEFFTRLNKILQQSALPFEIIFVDDHSVDSSWTILKKIKSNNSALIKIIRLTANFGQHNATLCGLCQSSGEIVITMDDDLQHPPEEIPKLIEAMGENQADMVYGIDDNYLPLFRKISSNFLKLVSKKIMRQYGEWSSFRLIRRSLADNIRKHQYYYVNIDQIAYKYTNKINFVKVKMVKRAYGRSGYSLLKLFSSWCHAAILFFKLPLRSQPERPPFLIKEELL, from the coding sequence ATGGCTGACACAAAATTTTCGGTTATCGTTCCGGTTTATAATAGTGAAGATACACTTGAAGAATTTTTTACACGGTTAAATAAAATTCTGCAGCAATCCGCGTTGCCTTTTGAGATCATTTTTGTAGATGATCATTCCGTTGACAGCAGTTGGACGATTCTGAAAAAAATAAAATCCAATAATTCTGCGCTTATAAAGATCATCCGATTAACAGCCAACTTTGGACAGCATAACGCTACCTTATGCGGCCTTTGCCAATCTAGCGGCGAAATAGTGATCACAATGGACGATGACCTTCAGCATCCTCCTGAAGAGATACCTAAGTTGATCGAAGCTATGGGTGAGAACCAGGCGGATATGGTTTATGGAATTGATGATAATTATCTTCCCCTATTCCGGAAAATTTCAAGCAATTTTTTGAAGCTGGTATCCAAAAAAATAATGAGGCAGTATGGTGAATGGTCTTCATTCCGGCTGATAAGAAGGTCATTGGCCGACAATATCCGTAAACATCAGTATTATTACGTTAATATCGATCAAATTGCATATAAATACACCAATAAGATTAATTTTGTTAAGGTAAAAATGGTGAAACGGGCTTATGGAAGATCAGGTTATTCATTATTAAAACTATTTTCATCATGGTGCCATGCTGCCATATTATTTTTTAAACTCCCTCTGAGATCGCAGCCCGAAAGACCTCCATTTTTAATTAAAGAAGAACTATTATGA
- a CDS encoding ketoacyl-ACP synthase III yields MASFSISGVRIAGMAAAVPKNSESNWDCDLIPEKDRKMLIKTIGVETRRIVPAGMATSDLCFEATDKLLNELNWKREDISLLVFVSQSGDYYLPATAVILQDRLGLPKSCLAFDVGLGCSGFVYGLSIIAGLMNSSGIKKGLLMAGDVSSIICSKEDKSTYPLFGDAGTVTALESDKNAAPMNFNLNSDGSGFNAIIVPDGGSRNRITEDSLVLQKISDGITRRSLNLALNGIDVFNFSLTTVPSLIHTLFKDTHTTEKDYDYFIFHQANLLINETIRKKLGIAPEKVPHSIKKYGNTSSASIPLTIISELRNEISSKPLSIVCAGFGVGLSWGAVSVKTNKIITLPVLEI; encoded by the coding sequence ATGGCCTCATTTTCAATCTCAGGTGTAAGAATCGCTGGCATGGCCGCTGCAGTTCCAAAAAATTCGGAAAGCAACTGGGATTGTGATCTTATCCCTGAGAAAGACCGGAAAATGCTGATAAAAACCATAGGTGTGGAGACAAGAAGGATTGTCCCCGCAGGAATGGCCACTTCTGATCTGTGTTTTGAGGCCACAGATAAATTATTGAATGAGTTGAACTGGAAACGGGAAGATATTTCCCTGCTTGTTTTTGTATCCCAATCAGGTGACTATTATTTGCCGGCTACTGCCGTTATTTTGCAGGACAGGCTCGGTCTGCCTAAGAGCTGCCTGGCATTCGATGTCGGACTTGGCTGTTCCGGGTTTGTTTACGGTTTGTCTATAATTGCAGGCCTGATGAATAGTTCGGGTATTAAAAAAGGGTTATTGATGGCTGGTGATGTTTCATCCATCATTTGCTCAAAAGAAGACAAAAGTACTTATCCCCTGTTTGGAGATGCCGGAACCGTTACTGCTTTGGAATCAGATAAAAATGCGGCTCCTATGAATTTCAATCTTAACAGTGATGGCAGCGGTTTTAACGCGATCATAGTTCCGGATGGTGGCAGCAGGAACCGGATCACGGAAGACTCCCTGGTCCTGCAAAAAATAAGCGACGGAATCACCCGACGCAGTCTTAATTTGGCGCTTAATGGTATTGATGTGTTTAACTTTTCCCTGACTACAGTTCCTTCGCTAATCCATACTTTATTTAAGGATACACATACTACGGAAAAAGATTATGACTATTTCATATTTCACCAGGCTAATTTGCTTATCAATGAAACCATCAGAAAAAAATTAGGCATTGCGCCGGAAAAAGTTCCTCACTCCATTAAAAAATATGGGAATACAAGTTCCGCTTCCATCCCTCTCACCATCATTTCCGAGTTGAGAAACGAGATAAGCAGCAAACCATTATCTATTGTATGTGCCGGTTTCGGTGTTGGGCTCTCCTGGGGCGCGGTATCTGTAAAAACAAATAAGATCATTACTTTACCTGTATTGGAAATTTAA
- a CDS encoding SET domain-containing protein yields MLIVKKSKIPRAGKGLFTTSLIRKGDLVVEYKGEKLSWAQCLKRYGKNINNARYLYYVSAKNCIDAQRRQMELARYANDAEGFNKRKGLRNNSEYTNVKGIPHIIATTNIPRGSEILVDYSGDYWKLMKKEMAEKEKRYTGS; encoded by the coding sequence ATGCTGATAGTAAAAAAATCGAAAATACCACGTGCCGGAAAAGGTCTCTTTACAACTTCATTAATCCGAAAAGGTGACCTCGTAGTAGAATACAAAGGTGAAAAATTAAGCTGGGCACAATGTCTTAAACGTTACGGCAAGAATATTAATAACGCCCGTTACCTGTATTACGTTTCAGCCAAAAATTGTATTGACGCCCAACGCAGGCAGATGGAATTGGCACGTTATGCAAATGACGCGGAAGGATTTAATAAAAGAAAAGGACTCCGGAATAACTCTGAATACACAAATGTTAAAGGTATACCTCATATAATTGCTACCACAAATATTCCGCGTGGCTCGGAAATACTGGTTGACTATTCAGGAGATTACTGGAAGCTGATGAAGAAGGAAATGGCTGAGAAAGAAAAGCGTTATACCGGTTCTTAG
- a CDS encoding TatD family hydrolase, with amino-acid sequence MVLTDTHTHLYAGEFDEDRGEMLKRAIDNGINRLFLPNIDSGSVKGMLTLVEKYPQNCFPMMGLHPCSVKENYETELRLVEKWLSGPEVRFYAVGEIGLDLYWDVTFFEQQKQAFRKQIELALQYRLPIVIHVRKAFNETIEIVREYAGKGLKGIFHCFSGTMEEAERVVSLGGFKLGIGGVVTFKNRGLNEVIPHVALEHLVLETDSPYLAPVPYRGKRNESGYLTIIAEKVAGLKNCSIEEVAEQTTKNSIDIFGV; translated from the coding sequence ATGGTCTTAACGGATACACATACACATCTTTATGCGGGAGAATTTGATGAAGACCGGGGGGAAATGTTGAAACGTGCAATTGATAATGGTATAAACCGGTTATTCCTTCCTAATATTGATAGTGGGTCTGTTAAAGGAATGCTCACACTGGTTGAAAAATATCCGCAGAATTGCTTTCCGATGATGGGCCTGCATCCTTGTTCAGTGAAAGAAAACTATGAAACTGAGTTAAGGTTGGTTGAGAAGTGGTTGAGCGGGCCGGAAGTTAGATTTTATGCCGTTGGTGAGATAGGATTGGATCTGTACTGGGATGTAACATTTTTTGAGCAACAAAAGCAGGCGTTCCGTAAACAGATCGAACTGGCATTGCAATACCGCTTACCCATTGTGATCCACGTTCGTAAGGCTTTTAATGAAACAATTGAAATAGTAAGGGAGTATGCCGGGAAGGGATTGAAAGGAATTTTCCATTGCTTCTCGGGCACAATGGAGGAGGCTGAACGGGTAGTGTCATTGGGTGGCTTTAAGCTGGGAATAGGAGGAGTGGTTACCTTTAAAAACCGTGGATTGAATGAAGTAATACCGCATGTAGCATTGGAGCATTTGGTTTTGGAAACAGATTCTCCATACCTGGCGCCGGTTCCATACAGGGGTAAACGGAATGAAAGCGGATACCTTACAATTATTGCAGAAAAAGTAGCCGGATTAAAGAATTGTTCAATAGAGGAAGTGGCGGAGCAAACAACTAAAAATTCTATTGATATCTTTGGTGTATAG
- a CDS encoding transposase, which produces MNRTTNLLFSDKELLDKSFLQTDLGKLYLAIPFDEISKKIPPTPNEQSLMGCKPWFDIKGGIALMFLKHYLSMSDAMLIDRINTDWSMQQFCGISLKPFERILDRNLPSSWRVYFGNHLDIEELQKVLASYWKPYMEDTRVGSQDATCYESHITYPTDIKLLWDCCEKQYVFIQLQREKLCLRKSRSNYKKHLLLFTDYQKKRKKTKRQERRIRKKLLKFLFRLMEGWNALNNKYPITLSARKAKMLETIKKVYVQQHKKAYGEKGATIEDRIVSLSKPYIRPIVRGKEVKPVEFGAKVNKLMVGGIGFIEHLSFDAFNENTHYQNGIYLQRKLFGKCTHHSADAIYATNKNRKYASSQKIQTNFIPKGKQLQQYTSQADQMRKILNKYRSTVLEGSFGNEKNHYLLNRIKAKTEQTEKCWIFFGMMTANASIIANRIEEKQKLARAA; this is translated from the coding sequence GTGAATCGCACCACAAATTTACTATTTTCCGATAAAGAATTGCTTGATAAAAGTTTTTTGCAAACCGATTTGGGTAAACTTTATTTAGCCATTCCTTTTGACGAAATATCGAAAAAAATTCCTCCGACCCCTAATGAGCAAAGCTTAATGGGGTGCAAACCATGGTTTGATATAAAAGGAGGTATAGCCCTGATGTTTTTGAAGCATTACTTGAGTATGAGTGATGCCATGCTCATTGACAGGATCAATACTGATTGGAGCATGCAACAATTTTGCGGCATATCACTAAAACCCTTTGAGCGAATTCTGGATAGAAACCTACCCAGTAGCTGGCGGGTTTATTTTGGGAATCATTTAGATATTGAAGAGCTTCAAAAGGTTTTAGCCAGCTATTGGAAGCCATATATGGAAGATACCCGGGTCGGGTCACAGGATGCGACTTGTTATGAGAGCCATATTACCTATCCAACGGATATAAAACTGCTGTGGGATTGCTGTGAGAAACAGTATGTATTTATTCAGCTTCAACGCGAAAAGCTATGTCTGCGTAAAAGCCGAAGCAATTATAAAAAGCACCTGCTACTGTTTACAGATTATCAGAAAAAGCGCAAGAAGACAAAGCGCCAGGAAAGACGCATAAGGAAAAAACTTTTAAAATTCTTATTCCGTTTAATGGAAGGCTGGAACGCATTGAACAACAAATACCCGATCACTCTCTCTGCCCGAAAAGCCAAGATGTTGGAGACAATAAAGAAAGTATATGTTCAACAACATAAAAAAGCATACGGAGAAAAAGGAGCGACAATCGAAGATCGCATCGTATCCTTGAGTAAACCCTATATCCGTCCCATTGTCAGAGGCAAGGAAGTAAAACCAGTTGAGTTTGGTGCCAAAGTAAACAAACTAATGGTTGGCGGTATTGGTTTTATTGAACACCTCAGTTTTGATGCTTTTAATGAGAACACGCATTACCAGAACGGCATATATCTTCAGCGAAAATTGTTTGGCAAATGCACACATCATAGCGCTGACGCTATTTACGCAACTAACAAAAACAGAAAATACGCCAGCAGTCAAAAAATACAAACCAATTTTATTCCCAAAGGGAAACAACTACAGCAATACACTTCCCAAGCTGATCAAATGCGAAAAATACTTAACAAATACCGCTCAACAGTATTAGAAGGGAGTTTTGGCAATGAAAAAAATCACTACTTGCTCAATCGTATCAAAGCAAAGACAGAGCAAACAGAAAAGTGCTGGATATTTTTTGGTATGATGACTGCTAATGCTTCGATCATTGCAAATCGGATCGAAGAAAAACAAAAACTCGCCAGAGCAGCATAG
- a CDS encoding SDR family oxidoreductase — protein MNSFSLNDKKILVCGASSGIGRQAAISSSKLGARLVITARNKQNLQQTFDQLEGKGHQMIIADLTKEEELNALISEMPELNGIVHSAGIVRPLPIKFITEKHLDEMFGINYTAPVLLTSKLLRSKKMRKGSSIVFMSSISSRFGHLGGALYCGSKAGVDVFTKVLALECAAQKIRANTINASMVKTELFNSAEQMVSKETMALHEKKYPLGFGEPVDIANAIIFLLSDASKWITGTNLIVDGGLSAGDY, from the coding sequence ATGAACAGCTTTTCACTGAACGATAAAAAAATACTTGTATGCGGAGCCTCTTCCGGAATTGGCAGACAGGCTGCCATCAGTAGCAGCAAATTGGGAGCACGGCTGGTCATAACTGCCAGAAATAAACAAAACCTTCAACAAACATTTGATCAGCTGGAGGGAAAAGGCCACCAAATGATCATTGCCGACCTCACAAAAGAAGAAGAACTTAATGCATTGATCTCTGAAATGCCGGAGTTGAATGGAATTGTTCATAGCGCGGGGATTGTACGTCCGCTTCCGATAAAGTTCATTACAGAAAAGCATCTGGACGAAATGTTCGGCATAAACTACACAGCACCCGTTCTGTTAACGAGTAAGCTTCTCAGATCAAAAAAAATGCGCAAAGGCAGCTCAATCGTATTTATGTCTTCCATCTCCAGCCGGTTCGGACATCTGGGTGGAGCATTATACTGCGGAAGCAAAGCAGGCGTCGATGTATTCACAAAGGTACTCGCTCTTGAGTGTGCTGCGCAAAAGATCCGCGCGAACACGATCAACGCTTCAATGGTAAAAACGGAACTTTTCAATAGCGCAGAGCAAATGGTAAGTAAAGAAACGATGGCTTTACACGAAAAGAAATATCCGTTGGGTTTTGGCGAACCTGTTGATATTGCCAATGCCATCATTTTTCTTCTTTCCGATGCTTCCAAATGGATCACCGGCACCAACCTCATTGTAGATGGGGGATTATCAGCGGGAGATTATTGA
- a CDS encoding type I asparaginase yields the protein MKKPSILLIYTGGTIGMIEDVRSKSLKPFDFKHLTKQIPELKKLNIELSAIAFDKPIDSSDMNPDIWVKLARLIEKNYFRHDGFVVLHGSDTMAYTASALSFMLENLNKPVILTGSQLPLGIIRTDGKENLITAIEIAAEQKNGKPVVPEVCIYFEYQLYRGNRTHKYNAEHFQAFQSANYPILAEAGVHIKFNHNAIQKVNNKKLIVHTRFDPNIAILKIFPGISKNVVESVLAARQLKAVVLETFGAGNGPTDNWFVELLKKAINKGLVIYNVTQCNAGAVEQGKYETSTQLKKIGVIGGSDITYEAAIAKLMFLLGQNSSPKDVSRLLSSSLRGELSNAAG from the coding sequence ATGAAAAAACCTTCAATATTGCTTATCTATACCGGTGGAACAATCGGAATGATTGAAGATGTACGTTCCAAAAGCTTAAAGCCATTTGACTTTAAACATCTTACCAAACAAATACCGGAATTAAAAAAACTGAATATTGAGCTTTCGGCTATTGCTTTCGATAAACCGATCGATTCATCGGATATGAACCCTGATATTTGGGTAAAGCTGGCAAGGTTAATAGAAAAAAATTATTTCCGACATGATGGTTTTGTAGTGCTGCACGGTTCGGATACTATGGCGTATACAGCATCAGCACTTAGTTTCATGCTTGAGAATTTGAACAAGCCGGTTATTTTAACCGGCTCTCAATTGCCTTTAGGAATTATCCGGACCGATGGTAAGGAAAACTTAATAACCGCAATTGAAATAGCGGCCGAGCAGAAAAATGGGAAACCTGTTGTTCCCGAGGTATGTATTTATTTTGAATACCAGTTGTACAGGGGCAACCGTACACATAAGTACAACGCCGAACATTTCCAGGCTTTTCAAAGTGCCAATTACCCGATCTTAGCCGAAGCCGGTGTACATATTAAATTTAATCACAACGCCATTCAGAAGGTTAACAATAAAAAACTGATCGTTCATACCAGGTTTGATCCTAATATTGCCATTTTGAAAATATTTCCGGGGATCAGCAAAAATGTTGTTGAATCGGTTTTAGCCGCGAGGCAATTGAAGGCTGTTGTGCTGGAGACCTTTGGTGCCGGAAACGGTCCTACTGACAACTGGTTCGTGGAGCTTCTTAAAAAGGCTATCAATAAAGGGCTTGTCATTTACAATGTAACTCAATGTAATGCAGGAGCTGTTGAACAGGGAAAATATGAAACCAGTACCCAATTAAAAAAGATCGGGGTCATTGGTGGTTCCGATATTACCTATGAAGCGGCGATTGCTAAATTAATGTTTCTCCTCGGCCAAAATAGCTCACCCAAAGATGTTTCCCGCCTGTTATCATCCTCCCTCAGGGGTGAATTGTCGAATGCAGCAGGATAA
- a CDS encoding SDR family oxidoreductase, producing MNSNNSLRIFKGAVAIITGGASGIGKALSIELSKNGCEVVIADIQDNPAQELVALIRAAGGKAVTKKIDVRDLNALKQLVEETVQRTGRLDYLFNNAGVFVFGEMSRIKMEDINLMMDINFKGVVNGIQAAYPVMLKQKYGQIINTASYVGLIPEMYCAIYAATKHGIVGLSKSLREEAAVHGIRVNVLCPGIIETPLIYGSGANKNYFEIPDTELEEIFKKIKPIDAGLFARKALKQIARNKAIIVIPSFYKVRILLYNLFPGVYNYILRMAYRKFNRERALH from the coding sequence ATGAATTCAAATAATTCTTTACGAATTTTCAAAGGGGCTGTTGCCATAATTACGGGCGGGGCTTCGGGTATTGGTAAAGCTTTGTCAATTGAATTATCAAAGAATGGTTGTGAAGTTGTTATAGCGGATATTCAGGATAATCCGGCGCAGGAACTTGTTGCTTTGATTCGCGCGGCAGGCGGCAAGGCCGTGACAAAGAAAATTGATGTAAGGGATTTAAATGCGTTAAAGCAGCTCGTTGAAGAGACTGTTCAACGTACGGGTCGGCTGGATTATCTGTTCAATAACGCGGGGGTTTTTGTTTTTGGTGAAATGAGCCGGATTAAAATGGAAGATATTAATCTGATGATGGATATAAATTTTAAGGGCGTTGTCAATGGCATTCAGGCCGCCTACCCTGTGATGCTTAAACAAAAATATGGACAGATAATAAATACCGCATCATACGTAGGTTTAATTCCGGAGATGTATTGCGCGATTTACGCGGCAACCAAGCATGGAATAGTTGGATTGTCAAAATCTCTTCGTGAGGAAGCGGCAGTTCATGGAATTCGTGTCAATGTATTATGTCCCGGAATAATAGAAACGCCATTGATATACGGAAGTGGAGCGAATAAGAATTATTTTGAAATTCCGGACACTGAATTAGAGGAGATATTTAAAAAAATTAAGCCCATTGACGCAGGCTTATTTGCGAGAAAGGCATTGAAGCAAATAGCCAGGAACAAAGCGATCATTGTCATCCCTTCGTTTTATAAAGTAAGGATCTTGCTGTATAACCTGTTTCCCGGCGTATATAATTATATCTTAAGAATGGCTTACAGAAAGTTCAATAGAGAACGTGCTTTACATTAA
- a CDS encoding tetratricopeptide repeat protein — protein MSKKVSAARSSVSSSSGRITDKRIYFYIFAFCFILYGNTIKNGFSLDDEYVSRNHDQIKKGFGGIPEILSTYYTAGSNTTHLYGYRPITKVTYAIEYALFGENPHISHFFNIIIYALIGVVLFRLLKQWLKNYNIVLPVLITFLFLGHPIHTEVVASIKNRDVLLSFIGSILMIRYILKYLEFNAIGDLVWAMFFAIFAYLSKPETPPSVFIIPFIVYFFTDFSIKKSLWMVVFFISLGFLVHFLMSWNLPAWERPDKNMEFHDNPLFYIKDWNIKLGLAFNSLFFYLRMLIIHYPLLYFYGYNTIPVESIFSFMPILSLLLYLGMAVFAFMNIKSKNVAAFGIIWYLLYVSLIANILTPAAGIVAERFIFAGSFGFCIVFAYVLLKVSKVNFESVSKKISGNPTLVILTGVVFLWFTGQTISRNNDWKDQLTLFRHDIKYLDNSVKAHETLGAVLMKESNFAGSEEERARIVAEAIEHYKRTLEIYPDFAMGANNLGTFYANLYNDCEKAIPLFIKAIQVDTAFGEAMINLGLCYTRQSKTDDAIRMLANGIRIDRGKFMISYTTLMSLYFKKNDFENARKVFDEAVKFFPSSEVPYREMGNQYMEKRDTAEAIRYFIPSLRLKADPQLSNSISAYFYMKGDTLRGKEFKVNVN, from the coding sequence GTGAGCAAAAAGGTAAGCGCAGCCAGATCATCTGTTTCATCTTCAAGCGGGAGGATTACCGACAAAAGAATCTACTTTTATATTTTTGCGTTTTGTTTCATCCTTTACGGAAATACAATTAAAAACGGATTCTCGCTCGACGATGAGTATGTTTCACGTAACCACGACCAGATAAAGAAGGGGTTCGGCGGCATCCCGGAGATCCTTTCGACATATTATACCGCCGGATCAAATACAACTCATTTATACGGGTATCGTCCGATCACAAAAGTTACTTATGCAATTGAGTACGCTCTTTTTGGAGAGAATCCTCACATCAGCCATTTTTTTAATATTATTATTTATGCTCTGATCGGTGTAGTTCTTTTCCGATTGCTTAAACAATGGCTTAAGAATTATAATATTGTTTTACCTGTTTTAATAACGTTCTTGTTTCTCGGGCATCCTATTCATACGGAAGTGGTTGCATCAATAAAAAACAGGGATGTACTGTTGAGTTTCATCGGTAGCATTCTGATGATCCGTTATATATTGAAATATCTTGAGTTCAATGCTATCGGTGACCTTGTATGGGCAATGTTCTTTGCTATTTTTGCTTATCTTTCAAAGCCGGAAACTCCACCCTCCGTCTTCATCATTCCGTTTATAGTTTACTTTTTTACCGACTTTTCTATCAAGAAAAGTCTATGGATGGTTGTGTTTTTTATTAGTTTAGGATTTTTGGTTCATTTTCTAATGAGCTGGAATCTTCCTGCCTGGGAAAGGCCGGATAAGAATATGGAGTTTCATGATAATCCCTTGTTTTATATTAAAGATTGGAATATAAAACTTGGTCTTGCTTTTAATTCTTTGTTCTTCTATCTGCGGATGCTCATCATACATTATCCATTACTTTATTTTTATGGATACAACACTATTCCTGTTGAGAGTATTTTTAGTTTTATGCCAATTCTGTCTTTGTTATTGTACCTGGGCATGGCAGTGTTCGCTTTCATGAATATTAAAAGCAAGAATGTTGCCGCCTTCGGAATTATATGGTACCTGCTTTATGTTTCACTGATCGCTAATATCTTAACCCCTGCTGCAGGTATTGTTGCCGAACGATTTATTTTCGCCGGATCGTTTGGATTTTGTATTGTATTTGCATATGTTTTGTTGAAGGTATCGAAGGTAAATTTTGAATCGGTCTCAAAAAAGATCTCAGGTAATCCAACGCTGGTGATTCTTACCGGTGTAGTTTTCTTGTGGTTTACCGGACAAACAATTTCGCGTAACAATGACTGGAAAGATCAGCTTACGCTTTTTCGTCATGATATTAAGTACCTGGATAATTCAGTAAAGGCGCATGAAACGCTTGGAGCTGTATTGATGAAGGAAAGTAATTTCGCCGGCAGTGAGGAAGAGCGTGCCCGCATTGTCGCCGAAGCAATAGAGCATTACAAGCGTACGCTGGAGATATACCCGGACTTTGCAATGGGAGCTAATAACCTCGGTACTTTTTATGCAAATCTATATAACGATTGTGAGAAGGCCATTCCGCTTTTTATAAAGGCGATACAGGTAGACACCGCTTTTGGTGAAGCAATGATTAATCTGGGTTTGTGTTATACCCGGCAATCAAAGACAGATGACGCGATAAGGATGCTTGCTAACGGGATAAGAATTGACCGGGGTAAATTTATGATATCATATACCACTCTCATGTCATTATATTTTAAAAAGAATGATTTTGAAAATGCCCGAAAGGTTTTTGATGAAGCAGTAAAGTTTTTTCCGTCTTCCGAAGTTCCTTACAGGGAGATGGGAAATCAATACATGGAGAAAAGAGATACTGCAGAAGCTATAAGGTACTTTATACCTTCCTTAAGGTTAAAGGCCGATCCACAACTAAGCAATTCTATTTCCGCTTATTTTTATATGAAAGGAGATACGCTCAGGGGTAAAGAGTTTAAAGTGAATGTAAATTAA
- a CDS encoding aspartyl/asparaginyl beta-hydroxylase domain-containing protein, with translation MAKLSFSIYNKDHQYIGNEPYFYSNDEFNWVKSLEENWQTILEEFDQFIAARSAGLSPYFHKALVEKGDWKTLNFLFWSIKVPGNLRSFPKTAKLIEKIPNLVSASFSVLEPHTSISPHYGDTNAIIRCHMGLNVPGKLPECGLKVGTETRNWENGKVLLFCDAHEHSAFNHTDRKRFIFLFDILKPEFTNKKLYVCSGVLAQLSLFYLSEKLKIKRLPLWLLFIFHKLAQVAFITALPVKNKLAELRSTTKLM, from the coding sequence ATGGCAAAACTTTCTTTTTCAATTTACAATAAAGACCATCAATATATTGGCAATGAGCCTTATTTCTATTCAAATGATGAATTTAATTGGGTTAAATCTCTTGAAGAAAACTGGCAAACAATCCTTGAAGAATTCGATCAATTCATTGCTGCCAGATCCGCCGGGCTTTCCCCCTACTTTCATAAAGCGCTTGTTGAAAAAGGAGATTGGAAAACATTGAACTTTCTCTTTTGGAGCATTAAAGTTCCTGGAAACTTACGTTCATTTCCAAAAACTGCAAAACTTATTGAAAAAATACCCAACCTGGTTAGTGCTTCGTTTTCCGTGCTTGAACCACACACCAGCATTTCACCTCATTATGGTGATACGAATGCTATCATACGCTGTCATATGGGCCTGAACGTTCCGGGGAAACTGCCGGAATGCGGTCTTAAGGTGGGTACCGAAACCAGAAACTGGGAAAACGGTAAAGTTTTGCTTTTCTGTGACGCGCATGAACACAGTGCTTTTAACCATACCGATCGTAAGCGTTTTATTTTTCTATTCGACATTTTGAAACCTGAATTCACTAATAAAAAATTATATGTTTGCAGCGGAGTCCTTGCACAACTCAGCTTGTTCTATCTTTCAGAAAAGCTGAAAATAAAACGACTTCCTTTGTGGTTATTGTTTATTTTTCACAAATTAGCGCAGGTCGCGTTTATAACCGCTTTACCGGTAAAAAATAAATTAGCTGAGCTACGGAGTACTACAAAACTTATGTGA